The following proteins are encoded in a genomic region of Candidatus Zixiibacteriota bacterium:
- the aspS gene encoding aspartate--tRNA ligase, with the protein MPPFEKLKRTHTCGELNSGNIGESVILNGWVQSYRNLGGLLFIDIRDRYGVTQVMLNPTKVEGDVFAIAAKARNEFVVAVEGKVQKRPEGTENKNLPSGEIEVAVDKFHILAESKTPPFEIEDDTNASEVLRLEYRYLDLRRRPLQDKIRVRHHCTMAIREYLSNQGFLEIETPLLMRSTPEGARDYVVPSRNQKGKFYALPQSPQLLKQILMISGFDRYFQLARCLRDEDLRADRQPEHTQIDLEMSFVTKEDVFAVAEGMMAHLFKKVLNAEIETPFPQFEYAEVMNRWGIDKPDIRFAMEIVDLTELARNCGFRVFTDSIQNGGVVKGICLKGGADYSRKQIDDLTAFAKNLGAGGLAYILKHKDGDRSPITKFIGEELKDLICAEAEVAAGDALFIISDKRLKAESILGQIRLHLGKAHNLIDAKSWKFLWVTRFPLFEYNEEEKRLDAMHNIVSNPVEEDLPFLDEADRTTLPPGHPDHPLRRIRAEQYDLVLNGTELASGSIRINRRELQQKVLNILGISNERAERMFGFLLRALEYGAPPHGGVAAGLDRIVALMTGAESIREVIAFPKTASAASLMDGAPSDIDPEQLRELGLRLDDSIISQGK; encoded by the coding sequence TTGCCACCTTTTGAAAAACTGAAGCGAACACATACTTGCGGCGAATTAAACTCGGGGAATATTGGAGAATCGGTAATCCTTAATGGCTGGGTGCAGTCATACCGTAATCTGGGAGGCCTTCTCTTTATAGATATTCGGGATCGCTATGGAGTGACTCAGGTAATGCTTAATCCCACCAAGGTTGAGGGGGATGTTTTTGCCATTGCCGCCAAAGCCCGCAACGAATTTGTGGTCGCGGTTGAGGGGAAAGTGCAGAAGCGGCCGGAAGGGACCGAGAATAAGAATCTTCCCAGTGGTGAAATTGAGGTGGCGGTAGATAAATTCCATATTCTGGCGGAATCAAAGACCCCCCCATTCGAAATAGAAGATGACACCAATGCCAGCGAGGTTCTCCGGCTGGAATACCGCTATCTTGACCTGCGGCGCCGACCGCTGCAGGATAAAATCCGGGTGCGGCACCATTGCACGATGGCGATAAGAGAATATCTTTCGAACCAGGGATTTCTGGAGATTGAAACGCCGCTCCTGATGCGCTCGACGCCGGAAGGGGCGCGCGATTATGTTGTCCCCAGTCGCAACCAGAAAGGGAAATTTTACGCCCTGCCGCAATCGCCGCAGCTTCTAAAGCAGATACTGATGATTTCCGGGTTTGACCGTTATTTCCAATTGGCCCGCTGTCTTCGCGATGAGGACCTTCGCGCGGATCGTCAGCCCGAGCATACCCAGATTGACCTGGAAATGTCCTTTGTTACCAAAGAGGATGTCTTTGCGGTGGCTGAGGGAATGATGGCGCACCTGTTCAAGAAGGTACTGAATGCTGAAATTGAAACGCCATTCCCGCAGTTTGAATACGCCGAGGTGATGAACCGCTGGGGTATCGACAAGCCGGATATCCGTTTTGCGATGGAAATCGTCGACCTCACGGAATTAGCCAGGAATTGCGGGTTCAGGGTCTTTACCGATTCCATACAAAATGGCGGCGTTGTCAAGGGTATCTGTCTTAAAGGAGGAGCCGATTATTCCCGCAAGCAGATAGATGATCTTACAGCATTCGCAAAAAACCTGGGCGCCGGCGGACTGGCCTATATATTGAAGCATAAGGACGGCGACCGGTCGCCGATTACCAAATTCATCGGCGAGGAATTGAAAGACCTAATCTGCGCCGAAGCCGAGGTCGCGGCCGGTGATGCCCTTTTCATAATTTCCGATAAGAGATTAAAGGCGGAATCGATTCTGGGACAGATAAGACTGCACCTGGGGAAAGCGCACAATCTGATAGATGCCAAGAGCTGGAAATTTCTCTGGGTGACACGATTCCCGCTTTTTGAATACAATGAAGAGGAAAAACGCCTGGATGCCATGCATAATATAGTCTCCAATCCGGTCGAGGAGGATCTGCCTTTTCTGGATGAAGCCGATCGCACCACACTGCCTCCGGGTCACCCGGATCATCCACTGCGGAGAATTCGGGCGGAGCAATATGATCTGGTGCTCAACGGCACGGAGCTGGCATCGGGCAGCATAAGAATCAATCGGCGCGAGCTGCAACAGAAGGTGCTGAATATTCTTGGAATATCGAACGAGCGGGCCGAAAGGATGTTCGGTTTTCTTCTGCGGGCTCTTGAATACGGCGCCCCGCCGCATGGAGGTGTTGCCGCCGGGCTGGACAGGATTGTGGCGCTCATGACCGGCGCCGAGAGTATCCGCGAGGTGATCGCCTTTCCCAAGACCGCCTCGGCCGCCTCATTGATGGATGGCGCACCCTCGGACATCGACCCGGAGCAGTTGCGTGAACTGGGACTGCGCCTGGATGATTCCATAATATCGCAGGGCAAATGA
- a CDS encoding PhoH family protein codes for MSTETEQKISKTVYLEGLDPRLLFGQNDIFLRAIEKGFTASIVARGDRIAIEGKPEEVEQVVSLFKDLMARLEQGAFITEQYLNYSMEMVKEAGGGPAELIAANQMANAALKKTVRPKTVGQKVYLDTIAENDIVFSIGPAGTGKTYLAVAVAVAALKNHEVSRIVLVRPAVEAGESLGFLPGDIRAKVDPYLRPVYDALHEMMAAEKIKKLIELGIIEILPLAFMRGRTLNNTFVILDEAQNTTPAQMKMFLTRLGEGARAIITGDVTQIDLEDKKNSGLIVIQKILTGIEGIKFVYLSDKDVVRHPLVQKIIRAYERYEKGRRKE; via the coding sequence ATGAGTACGGAAACAGAACAGAAAATATCCAAAACTGTCTATCTTGAAGGCCTCGACCCGAGGTTGCTGTTCGGGCAGAACGATATTTTCCTTCGGGCCATTGAAAAGGGTTTCACCGCTTCCATTGTCGCCCGCGGCGACAGAATCGCAATCGAGGGAAAACCGGAGGAGGTGGAGCAGGTGGTCAGTCTCTTTAAAGACCTGATGGCTCGCCTGGAACAGGGAGCTTTCATAACGGAGCAATATCTCAATTATTCCATGGAAATGGTTAAAGAAGCCGGCGGCGGCCCGGCGGAATTAATTGCCGCCAATCAAATGGCCAATGCCGCGCTCAAGAAGACGGTGCGGCCGAAGACGGTTGGGCAGAAGGTTTATCTGGATACTATCGCCGAGAATGATATTGTCTTTTCCATCGGTCCGGCGGGAACAGGCAAGACTTACCTGGCCGTTGCGGTCGCGGTGGCGGCCCTGAAGAACCATGAGGTCAGCAGGATCGTCCTCGTTCGTCCCGCTGTTGAAGCCGGGGAGTCGCTCGGTTTTCTGCCGGGAGATATCCGCGCCAAGGTCGATCCGTATCTGCGACCCGTCTATGATGCCCTGCATGAGATGATGGCCGCCGAAAAAATCAAGAAATTGATCGAACTCGGTATTATCGAGATTCTTCCTCTTGCTTTCATGCGCGGAAGGACACTGAACAATACTTTTGTCATCCTCGATGAGGCCCAGAATACCACCCCGGCCCAAATGAAGATGTTTTTGACCCGGCTGGGTGAGGGGGCCAGAGCAATTATTACCGGCGATGTAACCCAGATTGATCTGGAAGATAAAAAGAATTCCGGGTTGATTGTAATTCAGAAGATATTGACCGGAATCGAAGGGATAAAGTTCGTTTATTTGTCGGACAAGGATGTCGTCCGTCACCCTCTCGTTCAGAAAATCATCCGTGCCTATGAACGATATGAGAAGGGCCGTCGAAAGGAGTAG
- a CDS encoding HDIG domain-containing protein — protein sequence MYRILLKLKRFFKKVLKVKAETRQSPATGARSRIEKFILLITAALLIALLYPGENLFFPLDFPRRGEIAFDDIIAPFQITVAKSPQEMQEERKAAVEAVPILLKYDSRVVDSVLSRLSQFMNSVDSAVKIIRAKPKSARMQINADSLIAFMSNDINLRFPFLDGGVITKLLRGGNIFHVRTVIQEILKDDIYFSGVLPSMESLPEPRIRPVIVSIDKREVFLVRDKLLDVPRAYVNFLAALNNRLISDSIDVDIYYELGRHFIIPNLAVDIHEMQSRQEAARAEISPVSEVVMQGEIITRAGSRISDRQEKIMESMYRQMETSARGEGWYAPYLPVLARFLLILISFLMLYLYLYYFHRRIYLSNPKILSLFLIYGLELVLIYLIGIRLDLSIYLFPIAIFSLLVTVLFDAQIGTFNTFILALLLGVLHRFNFSLVLITIIVGTVACYSTQRVRNRAEFFRSIAYLSITYIALIYLLESFKVSPPGQLLNLFGFGLANSIITPLLSIGIMPVFESLFGFTTDITLLELSDLNRPLLKRLSLEAPGTYHHSILVGNLAEAAAKAIDANSLLARVGAYYHDIGKIEIPEYFVENQLGIKSKHDGLAPSMSAIILASHVKKGRWLGEEADLPDEVLNFIEEHHGTMTMNYFLNKAKEAGIADPSVDDYRYPGPRPQTRETAIVMLADTVEAASRTLSEPKPARIRNLVQRIISERIQSGELQDCPLTLRDLADITESFTQILTGVFHSRIEYPKKEEKE from the coding sequence ATGTATCGAATCCTTTTAAAACTCAAAAGGTTTTTCAAGAAAGTTCTCAAGGTCAAGGCGGAGACGCGTCAGTCACCTGCCACGGGCGCACGCAGCCGGATTGAAAAATTCATTCTGCTCATCACGGCCGCATTACTTATTGCCCTCCTTTATCCGGGCGAGAATCTCTTTTTCCCTCTCGATTTTCCCAGGAGGGGGGAGATTGCCTTTGATGACATTATCGCTCCTTTTCAGATTACGGTCGCTAAATCGCCGCAGGAAATGCAGGAAGAAAGGAAAGCGGCCGTTGAAGCCGTTCCGATACTTCTCAAATACGACAGCCGCGTGGTGGATTCCGTCCTGTCCCGCCTGAGCCAATTTATGAACAGCGTCGATTCCGCGGTCAAAATCATAAGAGCCAAACCGAAAAGTGCCCGCATGCAAATTAATGCCGACAGTTTGATTGCCTTCATGAGCAACGATATCAACCTCCGGTTTCCTTTTCTTGACGGCGGCGTGATTACGAAACTTCTTCGTGGGGGAAATATCTTCCACGTAAGGACGGTCATTCAGGAAATATTGAAAGACGACATCTATTTTTCCGGCGTGCTGCCGAGCATGGAGTCATTGCCTGAACCGAGAATTCGCCCGGTAATCGTAAGTATTGATAAGAGAGAGGTTTTTCTGGTGCGGGACAAGCTCCTGGATGTTCCGCGTGCCTATGTGAATTTTCTCGCGGCGCTCAACAATCGATTAATCAGCGATTCCATCGATGTCGACATTTATTATGAATTAGGGCGGCACTTCATCATTCCCAACCTGGCGGTGGATATTCATGAGATGCAGTCACGCCAGGAGGCGGCCAGAGCCGAGATTTCACCCGTGAGTGAAGTGGTTATGCAGGGGGAGATCATTACCCGGGCGGGAAGTCGTATCAGCGATCGCCAGGAAAAAATAATGGAATCGATGTACCGTCAGATGGAGACCTCGGCCAGAGGCGAGGGTTGGTATGCGCCTTATCTGCCGGTCCTGGCCAGATTCCTGCTGATTCTGATTTCTTTCTTGATGCTCTATCTGTATCTGTACTATTTCCATCGCCGGATTTACCTCTCCAATCCGAAAATCCTTTCATTATTTCTGATTTATGGTCTGGAGTTGGTTCTCATCTACCTGATCGGTATCAGGCTCGATCTCTCGATCTATCTCTTTCCCATAGCGATATTTTCTCTTCTGGTAACGGTTTTATTCGATGCTCAGATCGGCACGTTCAATACCTTCATTCTGGCCCTATTGCTGGGCGTCCTGCACCGATTCAATTTCTCCCTGGTTCTGATTACCATTATCGTTGGGACCGTGGCTTGCTATTCCACGCAGAGAGTCAGGAATCGCGCCGAATTTTTCCGCTCTATTGCCTACTTATCGATTACCTATATAGCGTTGATATATCTCCTGGAGTCGTTCAAAGTATCGCCGCCGGGGCAGCTGTTGAATTTGTTTGGTTTTGGGTTGGCCAACAGCATCATTACACCGCTTCTGTCAATCGGGATAATGCCGGTGTTTGAATCGCTGTTCGGTTTCACAACCGACATCACGCTCCTTGAGCTCTCGGATCTCAACCGCCCGCTGCTCAAAAGACTCTCTCTGGAAGCGCCGGGAACATATCACCACTCCATTCTGGTCGGCAATCTGGCCGAAGCGGCCGCTAAGGCGATTGACGCCAACTCGCTTTTGGCCCGGGTCGGCGCCTACTATCATGATATCGGGAAAATTGAAATTCCGGAGTACTTCGTAGAAAATCAACTCGGAATCAAATCAAAGCATGATGGTCTGGCTCCCTCAATGTCGGCCATTATCCTGGCCTCGCATGTCAAGAAAGGTCGCTGGCTCGGTGAGGAAGCCGATCTCCCTGATGAAGTGCTCAATTTTATCGAGGAGCATCATGGCACCATGACCATGAACTATTTCCTGAACAAGGCCAAAGAGGCGGGGATCGCAGATCCCTCGGTCGATGATTATCGCTATCCCGGCCCGCGACCGCAAACCAGAGAAACCGCCATCGTCATGCTGGCGGATACGGTCGAGGCGGCCAGTCGTACTCTTTCCGAGCCGAAGCCGGCCCGTATCAGAAACCTGGTGCAGCGCATCATAAGCGAACGTATCCAGTCGGGCGAGCTGCAGGATTGCCCACTCACGCTCAGAGATTTGGCCGATATCACCGAATCGTTTACACAAATTCTGACCGGCGTTTTTCATTCACGAATAGAATATCCAAAGAAAGAGGAGAAGGAATGA
- the ybeY gene encoding rRNA maturation RNase YbeY, producing the protein MIRGNIIAAAAGRIPRKKIAALLAAISNGEKVRSTTVNIIFLDDRGIKKLNRKYRRLNQATDVLSFNINDVSVKDSMLGEIYISIETAGKYAGKDGLSLTAEILQLCCHGALHLLGYDHIRDSDRSVMEARERHYLGRIK; encoded by the coding sequence ATGATTCGAGGCAATATCATTGCCGCCGCCGCAGGCAGAATTCCCCGCAAGAAAATTGCCGCCCTGCTGGCGGCCATTTCCAATGGGGAAAAGGTCAGGTCAACCACGGTCAATATTATTTTCCTTGACGATAGGGGAATAAAGAAGCTTAACAGAAAATACCGCCGCCTTAATCAAGCAACCGATGTTCTATCTTTCAATATTAATGATGTATCAGTCAAGGATTCCATGCTCGGCGAAATCTATATATCGATTGAAACGGCGGGTAAGTATGCCGGAAAAGATGGCCTCAGCCTGACCGCCGAAATTCTGCAGCTCTGTTGTCATGGGGCGTTGCACCTTCTTGGTTATGACCATATCAGGGATAGTGATCGGTCTGTTATGGAGGCCCGGGAACGACATTATCTGGGAAGGATCAAATAA
- a CDS encoding hemolysin family protein, with protein sequence MQLLLYPALIIFIYYLGYVFSLHSLAAYLAQDELATISARMSSFSRRYLSEAVANPRISLQITVIIKSFVMVLTSFLAILFAQVLIEKYQYNSTITFMAVLLAVWTLYLIFMEYFPRKRALHHVNRTVLKYIPLFALLYRLFRPFIRLYEKTLRPYPENVTEEQKEDIVERAIESLAEQAGVGQPIVEENEKEMIGQIFQLDVTEVREVMVPRIDMKGLNKNISLQDVRNLTREFGFSRFPVYDENLDRIIGILYIKDLFTRLPLPVDETSFDITQYMHPVHFVPESKKISDLLAEFKASRVHVAIVVDEYGGTSGLVTMEDILEEIFGDIQDEHDHESAEMVKLPDDSLLVDAGISLEELVEELKLDYDAGEFETVGGLIYDLVGSVPAVGTKLKWKDIQIEVDKVRGQRIISVKVRVNKEPEA encoded by the coding sequence ATGCAATTGCTGCTTTACCCGGCCCTGATTATTTTTATATACTATCTCGGCTATGTTTTTTCACTTCATTCGCTGGCGGCTTATCTCGCCCAGGATGAGTTGGCGACCATTTCGGCCAGGATGTCCTCGTTCAGCAGGCGGTATCTTTCCGAGGCGGTGGCCAACCCGCGGATATCGCTGCAGATTACGGTCATAATCAAGTCCTTCGTTATGGTGCTGACCTCTTTTCTGGCAATCCTATTCGCACAAGTGCTTATCGAGAAGTATCAGTATAATTCCACCATTACCTTCATGGCCGTCCTTCTGGCCGTCTGGACTTTATATCTGATTTTCATGGAGTACTTTCCTCGAAAGCGGGCACTGCATCATGTCAATCGTACGGTTCTGAAATATATTCCCCTGTTTGCCCTTCTATATCGTCTGTTCCGTCCCTTTATCCGTCTTTATGAAAAGACATTACGTCCCTATCCCGAGAATGTGACCGAGGAACAGAAAGAGGATATTGTGGAGCGGGCCATTGAATCGCTGGCGGAGCAGGCCGGTGTGGGCCAGCCGATTGTCGAGGAAAACGAGAAAGAGATGATCGGACAGATATTTCAACTCGATGTCACCGAGGTGCGCGAAGTGATGGTGCCGCGAATTGATATGAAAGGACTGAATAAGAATATCAGTCTGCAGGATGTACGAAACCTCACCAGGGAATTCGGTTTCTCTCGTTTCCCGGTTTATGATGAAAACCTCGATAGGATTATCGGGATTCTCTATATCAAGGACCTCTTCACGCGCCTTCCGCTTCCGGTCGATGAGACCTCTTTTGATATCACCCAATATATGCACCCTGTACATTTTGTCCCGGAGTCAAAAAAAATCAGCGACCTGCTGGCCGAGTTCAAGGCCAGCCGGGTGCATGTGGCGATTGTTGTTGATGAGTACGGCGGGACCTCGGGATTAGTGACCATGGAAGATATTCTGGAAGAGATTTTTGGGGACATTCAGGATGAGCATGATCATGAATCGGCGGAGATGGTGAAGTTGCCGGATGATTCATTGTTGGTTGACGCCGGGATTTCGCTTGAGGAATTAGTCGAGGAATTGAAACTTGACTATGATGCCGGGGAATTCGAAACGGTCGGCGGGCTTATTTATGATCTGGTCGGATCGGTGCCGGCGGTCGGCACGAAATTGAAATGGAAAGATATTCAAATCGAAGTGGATAAAGTCAGGGGGCAAAGGATAATCTCGGTCAAGGTCCGGGTGAATAAGGAGCCCGAGGCTTAA
- a CDS encoding glutamine synthetase family protein, producing MTKTKEDVLRLIDDAGVRYIRLNFTDILGRLKGMSITRSEIETVLERGQGFDGSSIEGFVRIEESDLMAIPDLRTFRIIPWDIGGERTAMMFCDIQNHDGTPYAGDPRWALKRMLEKLAKKGLSAYMGPELEFFYFKDELTPQILDRGGYFDYGSFDLGTQVVKKTTTALELLGIPVECSHHEVAPSQQEIDLKYQEALVMADFAQIYKFVVKEVAAENEIYASFMPKPLHAENGSGMHNHMSIFKGDTNLFYAKDDPYHLSEMAKQFIAGILTHVKEITLVLNQWVNSYKRLVVGFEAPVYISWGCRNRSSLVRVPMFKTGHEKSTRVELRSPDPACNPYLAFAVMLAAGLTGIEKKYALPDPVEENIFAMTAEERAKKKIDALPDSLENAIRETEKSKLVREALGDHIFEQLIANKKVEWDEYRINVTDYEISKYLPFL from the coding sequence GTGACGAAAACAAAGGAAGATGTTTTAAGATTAATCGACGATGCCGGAGTCAGGTATATCCGGCTTAACTTTACCGACATTCTGGGGCGGTTGAAAGGAATGTCGATCACCCGTTCCGAAATCGAGACGGTTCTGGAGCGGGGGCAGGGATTCGACGGCTCCTCAATCGAGGGGTTTGTCCGTATCGAGGAATCGGACTTGATGGCTATCCCGGATTTGCGGACTTTCCGCATCATCCCCTGGGATATCGGCGGCGAGCGAACGGCTATGATGTTCTGCGATATCCAGAACCATGACGGCACCCCCTATGCCGGCGACCCCCGTTGGGCTCTCAAAAGAATGCTGGAAAAGCTGGCCAAGAAGGGATTGAGCGCCTATATGGGGCCGGAATTGGAGTTTTTCTATTTCAAGGATGAACTGACACCTCAGATTCTCGACCGGGGGGGGTATTTCGACTATGGCTCGTTTGACCTGGGGACACAGGTGGTCAAGAAGACCACGACCGCCCTGGAGCTGCTGGGGATTCCGGTGGAATGCTCACACCATGAGGTTGCTCCCAGCCAGCAGGAGATCGATTTGAAGTACCAGGAGGCGCTGGTGATGGCCGATTTCGCCCAGATATATAAGTTTGTCGTTAAAGAGGTCGCCGCTGAGAATGAAATTTACGCCTCCTTTATGCCCAAGCCGCTCCACGCCGAAAATGGCTCGGGGATGCACAACCATATGTCGATTTTCAAGGGGGACACCAACCTGTTCTATGCCAAGGACGATCCCTATCATCTTTCCGAAATGGCCAAGCAATTCATAGCCGGAATTCTGACTCATGTCAAGGAAATCACCCTGGTTTTGAATCAATGGGTGAACTCCTACAAGCGACTGGTGGTAGGTTTTGAGGCGCCGGTTTATATCTCGTGGGGGTGCCGCAATCGTTCCAGCCTGGTGCGGGTGCCGATGTTCAAAACCGGGCATGAAAAATCAACCAGGGTCGAACTTCGCTCTCCCGATCCGGCCTGTAACCCGTACCTGGCGTTCGCCGTTATGCTGGCCGCCGGGTTGACCGGTATCGAAAAGAAATATGCGCTGCCGGATCCGGTGGAGGAGAATATCTTTGCTATGACGGCCGAGGAACGCGCCAAGAAAAAGATAGATGCTCTTCCGGATTCGCTGGAAAACGCCATCAGGGAAACCGAAAAATCAAAACTGGTGCGCGAAGCGCTCGGTGACCACATCTTTGAGCAGTTGATCGCCAACAAGAAAGTGGAGTGGGACGAATATCGCATCAATGTCACCGACTATGAAATAAGCAAATATCTGCCTTTCCTGTGA
- the gatA gene encoding Asp-tRNA(Asn)/Glu-tRNA(Gln) amidotransferase subunit GatA, with protein sequence MIADNHNLPASEIIDGLKKKRFSAVEICSEALAAAESTGRGLNAFITLTGEKAMKQAEAVDRKIAAGEKIGPLAGVPIALKDNICLTDYPTTCASHILDGFIPPYDATCARRLIEADAIIIGKTNMDEFAMGSSNENSYYGPVKNPVGEGLVPGGSSGGSAAAVASGIVPIAFGSETGGSVRQPAAFCGVYGLKPSYGAISRYGLVAFASSMDQIGPLARNCYDIALAFSVVSGRDENDSTSVAFNHPDYPSLVESERKFKFGIPLEFFREGLDADVAENIESAIKLFEKNGHQVREISLPHSPLAIAIYYIIADAEASSNLARYDGIRYGLREKDDELIAMYNKTRRAGFGVEVKRRILLGTYVLSAGYYEAYYFKAQQVRELLRIDFEKAFEEVDLLITPTSPTAAFRMGERLTDPLAMYLSDIYTAPANLAGIPAISVPCGTVADGRPVGIQFMARAFDELSLFQAASRLEKLRA encoded by the coding sequence GTGATAGCCGACAACCATAATCTGCCGGCCAGCGAAATAATCGACGGCCTGAAAAAGAAAAGGTTCAGTGCGGTCGAAATCTGCTCCGAGGCGCTGGCTGCGGCTGAAAGCACCGGCCGCGGTCTGAATGCGTTTATTACCCTGACCGGGGAGAAGGCCATGAAGCAGGCGGAGGCGGTTGATCGCAAGATCGCCGCCGGCGAGAAAATCGGCCCCCTGGCCGGAGTCCCGATTGCACTCAAAGATAATATCTGCCTGACCGATTATCCCACCACCTGTGCTTCGCATATCCTTGACGGTTTTATCCCTCCTTATGATGCCACCTGTGCGCGAAGATTGATTGAAGCCGATGCCATCATCATCGGCAAGACCAACATGGATGAATTCGCCATGGGTTCCTCGAATGAGAACTCGTATTATGGGCCGGTGAAGAATCCGGTCGGGGAGGGGTTGGTTCCCGGCGGCTCCTCCGGCGGCTCGGCGGCGGCAGTCGCCTCGGGCATCGTGCCGATTGCCTTTGGGTCGGAGACGGGCGGTTCGGTGCGTCAGCCGGCCGCATTCTGCGGGGTGTACGGACTTAAACCGTCGTACGGTGCCATTTCCCGTTATGGTCTGGTGGCCTTTGCCTCATCGATGGATCAGATCGGCCCGCTGGCGAGAAATTGCTATGATATTGCTCTGGCCTTCAGTGTCGTCTCGGGCCGGGATGAAAACGATTCCACCTCGGTGGCATTCAATCATCCCGATTATCCATCGCTCGTTGAAAGCGAGCGGAAGTTTAAATTTGGAATCCCGCTGGAATTTTTCCGGGAAGGGTTGGATGCTGATGTAGCAGAGAATATTGAAAGCGCAATAAAGCTGTTTGAGAAGAACGGTCATCAGGTGAGGGAGATTTCGCTTCCCCACAGCCCCCTGGCGATTGCCATCTATTATATCATCGCCGATGCGGAGGCCTCCTCCAATCTGGCCCGATATGACGGTATTCGATATGGCCTTCGTGAAAAGGATGATGAGCTGATCGCCATGTATAATAAAACTCGCCGGGCCGGTTTTGGGGTGGAAGTGAAACGAAGAATTCTTCTTGGTACCTATGTCCTCTCCGCCGGTTATTATGAGGCCTATTATTTTAAGGCCCAGCAGGTGAGAGAGTTGCTCCGCATCGATTTCGAAAAGGCTTTTGAGGAAGTAGATCTGCTGATCACGCCGACCTCACCCACGGCGGCTTTCCGGATGGGGGAAAGGCTGACCGACCCGCTGGCGATGTACCTATCTGATATCTACACCGCACCGGCCAATCTGGCCGGAATTCCGGCAATATCTGTACCCTGCGGCACCGTTGCCGATGGCCGTCCGGTCGGAATCCAATTCATGGCGCGGGCCTTCGATGAGCTGTCACTCTTTCAGGCGGCATCGCGTTTGGAGAAACTGAGAGCATAG
- a CDS encoding alpha/beta fold hydrolase, translated as MPFIISGKVRIYYEESGDGTPLVFLHGFTLDHRMWEKQVEYFSRKYRVIVFDARGHGRSDGPETGYAREDRADDILNLSEHLEFHRFHLVGLSMGGGDALSFAIDHQDRLLSLTLADTVASGYMPATKFRDFSETLKTAGVEAAKTEFIESTLSYYVRKDIEIRDKLAIMMNDFSGRPWLDPMRGNYPNRDDVRL; from the coding sequence ATGCCTTTTATCATTTCGGGCAAGGTAAGAATATATTATGAAGAGAGCGGCGACGGTACACCGCTGGTTTTTCTTCATGGCTTCACACTTGATCATCGGATGTGGGAAAAACAAGTGGAATACTTTTCCAGGAAATACCGCGTAATTGTCTTTGATGCCCGCGGCCACGGCCGTTCCGACGGCCCTGAAACCGGTTACGCTCGCGAGGATCGGGCTGATGATATCTTGAATCTGAGTGAACATCTGGAATTTCATCGTTTTCATCTGGTCGGCCTTTCGATGGGGGGAGGCGACGCCTTGAGTTTCGCCATTGACCATCAGGACCGGCTTTTGTCGCTGACTCTGGCCGATACGGTGGCTTCCGGATATATGCCGGCAACCAAATTTCGCGATTTCAGCGAGACACTGAAAACCGCGGGGGTGGAAGCGGCGAAAACTGAATTCATTGAATCGACGCTATCATATTATGTCAGGAAGGATATTGAAATCAGAGATAAACTGGCGATTATGATGAATGATTTCAGCGGCAGGCCCTGGCTCGACCCGATGAGAGGGAATTATCCCAATCGGGATGATGTGCGGCTCTAG